Below is a window of Bacillota bacterium DNA.
GGAGCTGGACGAAGAAGCCCAGAAGGCCGTACTGGACAAGGTGCTAAAGCTTATAGGCGACGTGGGCGGGACTGTGAAAGAGATGAACGTCTGGGGCAAGAGGA
It encodes the following:
- a CDS encoding 30S ribosomal protein S6, with translation MFILRPELDEEAQKAVLDKVLKLIGDVGGTVKEMNVWGKR